A genomic region of Streptomyces sp. NBC_00247 contains the following coding sequences:
- a CDS encoding cobyrinate a,c-diamide synthase has translation MSVSSGSSGGVPRLVIAAPASGSGKTTVATGLMAAFAARGLGVSPHKVGPDYIDPGYHALATGRPGRNLDAYMCGTGLIGPLFAHGAAGCDLAVVEGVMGLFDGASGQGELASTAQVAKLLRAPVVLVVDASSQSRSVAALVHGFAAWDPGVRIGGVILNKVASDRHEALLRDALEESGLPVLGVLRRAPQVETPSRHLGLVPVAERRTDAVDAVAAMGERVRAGCDLEALLALARTAPPLAVNAWEPERYELSGKRPVVAVAGGAAFTFAYAEHAELLTAAGAEVVPFDPLHDERLPDGTAGLVIGGGFPEVYAPELSANEPLRRAVTALAESGAPVAAECAGLLYLARELDGRPMCGVLDASARMSGRLTLGYREAVAVADSSLAAAGTRVRGHEFHRTVLEPGSGPVPAWGMHLPERRVEGFVAGGVHASYLHTHWAAAPRMARRFVERCGGVTDG, from the coding sequence GTGAGTGTCTCCAGCGGCTCTTCCGGCGGCGTCCCCCGTCTGGTGATCGCCGCCCCGGCCTCCGGCAGCGGCAAGACCACCGTCGCCACCGGGCTGATGGCCGCCTTCGCCGCGCGCGGGCTCGGCGTCTCCCCGCACAAGGTGGGCCCCGACTACATCGACCCCGGCTACCACGCGCTGGCGACCGGGCGGCCGGGCCGCAATCTCGACGCCTACATGTGCGGGACCGGTCTGATCGGGCCGCTCTTCGCGCACGGGGCGGCGGGGTGCGACCTGGCGGTCGTCGAGGGCGTGATGGGGCTCTTCGACGGGGCCTCGGGGCAGGGCGAGCTGGCGTCGACGGCGCAGGTGGCGAAGTTGCTGCGGGCGCCGGTGGTGCTGGTGGTCGACGCCTCCTCGCAGTCGCGTTCGGTGGCGGCCCTGGTACACGGCTTCGCGGCCTGGGACCCCGGGGTGCGGATCGGCGGGGTGATCCTCAACAAGGTGGCCTCCGACCGTCACGAGGCGCTGCTGCGCGACGCCCTGGAGGAGTCCGGGCTGCCCGTCCTCGGGGTGCTGCGGCGGGCCCCGCAGGTGGAGACCCCGTCCCGCCATCTGGGGCTGGTGCCCGTGGCCGAGCGGCGCACGGACGCCGTGGACGCGGTGGCGGCGATGGGCGAACGCGTCCGGGCCGGCTGCGACCTGGAAGCGCTGCTGGCGCTGGCCCGTACCGCTCCCCCGCTGGCCGTGAACGCCTGGGAGCCGGAGCGGTACGAGCTCTCCGGGAAGCGGCCGGTGGTCGCCGTGGCGGGCGGCGCGGCGTTCACGTTCGCGTACGCCGAACACGCCGAACTGCTCACGGCGGCGGGCGCGGAGGTCGTCCCCTTCGACCCGCTGCACGACGAGAGGCTCCCCGACGGCACGGCCGGACTGGTCATAGGGGGCGGCTTCCCGGAGGTGTACGCCCCCGAACTGTCGGCCAACGAACCGCTGCGCCGCGCGGTCACCGCGCTCGCGGAGAGCGGGGCGCCGGTGGCGGCGGAGTGCGCGGGGCTGCTCTACCTGGCGCGCGAGCTGGACGGCAGGCCGATGTGCGGAGTGCTCGACGCGAGCGCCCGGATGTCGGGGCGCCTGACGCTCGGTTACCGGGAGGCGGTGGCGGTCGCGGACAGCTCGCTCGCGGCGGCCGGGACCCGGGTGCGCGGTCACGAGTTCCACCGCACGGTGCTGGAGCCGGGCTCCGGACCCGTGCCGGCCTGGGGGATGCACCTGCCGGAACGCCGGGTGGAGGGCTTCGTCGCGGGCGGGGTGCACGCGAGCTATCTGCACACCCACTGGGCGGCGGCGCCGCGGATGGCCCGGCGGTTCGTGGAGCGGTGCGGCGGGGTCACGGACGGCTGA
- the cobO gene encoding cob(I)yrinic acid a,c-diamide adenosyltransferase — MPQGQPTSVPDDGLTTRQRRNRPLLLVHTGIGKGKSTAAFGLALRAWNQGWPIGVFQFVKSAKWKVGEENALKVLGASGEGGTVAWHKMGEGWSWVQRGPSGENDNTANEEKAREGWAQVKRDLAAETYKLYVLDEFAYPLHWGWIDTEDVVETLANRPGTQHVVITGRNAPQALLDAADLVTDMSKVKHPMDAGQKGQRGIEW; from the coding sequence ATGCCGCAGGGACAGCCGACTTCGGTACCGGACGACGGGCTCACCACCCGTCAGCGCCGCAACCGTCCGCTCCTCCTGGTCCACACCGGGATCGGCAAGGGGAAGTCGACCGCCGCCTTCGGGCTGGCGCTCCGCGCCTGGAACCAGGGGTGGCCGATCGGGGTGTTCCAGTTCGTCAAGTCGGCGAAGTGGAAGGTCGGCGAGGAGAACGCGCTGAAGGTCCTCGGGGCCAGCGGCGAGGGCGGCACGGTCGCCTGGCACAAGATGGGCGAGGGCTGGTCGTGGGTCCAGCGCGGGCCCTCGGGCGAGAACGACAACACGGCGAACGAGGAGAAGGCCCGCGAGGGCTGGGCGCAGGTCAAGCGCGACCTCGCCGCCGAGACGTACAAGCTGTACGTGCTGGACGAGTTCGCGTATCCGCTGCACTGGGGGTGGATCGACACCGAGGACGTGGTCGAGACGCTGGCGAACCGTCCGGGCACCCAGCACGTGGTGATCACCGGCCGCAACGCCCCGCAGGCGCTGCTGGACGCAGCGGACCTGGTGACCGACATGTCGAAGGTGAAGCACCCGATGGACGCGGGTCAAAAGGGCCAGCGAGGCATCGAGTGGTGA
- a CDS encoding putative cobaltochelatase, with translation MSTPYPFTAIVGQDDLRLGLLLNAVSPAVGGVLVRGEKGTAKSTAVRALAALMPEVAVVPGCRFSCDPASPDPACPDGPHAAAPGASRAARTVELPVGASEDRLVGALDIERALAEGVKAFEPGLLADAHRGILYVDEVNLLHDHLVDLLLDAAAMGASYVEREGVSVRHAARFLLVGTMNPEEGELRPQLLDRFGLTVEVAASRDTDLRVEVVRRRLAYDDDPAAFAAAWADEENALRGRIAAARALLPRVVLGDGALRRIAATCAAFEVDGMRADIVMARTATALAAWAGRDEVTADDVRQAALLALPHRRRRNPFDAPGIDEEKLDDTLREAAEEESRRDERDNTPDGDPDPDHDPDPDGPGGGGGPGGGVPPQGGGPEEAPSGADAPAGGQGEPGESGGPGEPGGQGSPAGGEQRPVAAAEPFRTKTLSVPGLGEGAAGRRSRARTEHGRTTGARRPEGALTKLHLAATVQAAAPHQRARGRSGRGLVVRRDDLRQATREGREGNLVLFVVDASGSMAARRRMSAVKGAVLSLLLDAYQRRDKVGLVTFRGRDAELVLPPTSSVDAAAVRLETLPTGGRTPLAAGLLKAHDVLRVERMRDPSRRPLLVVVTDGRATGGPEPLALAARAGRLHAAEGTASVVVDCESGFVRLGLAARLARDLGGTAVTLDELRADSIAGLVKDVRAAGRAA, from the coding sequence GTGAGCACGCCGTATCCGTTCACCGCGATCGTCGGCCAGGACGACTTGAGGCTCGGGCTGCTGCTGAACGCCGTGTCACCGGCGGTCGGCGGGGTGCTGGTGCGCGGTGAGAAGGGCACAGCCAAGTCGACCGCCGTACGGGCGCTCGCGGCTCTGATGCCGGAGGTCGCGGTCGTGCCGGGCTGCCGGTTCTCCTGCGATCCGGCCTCCCCCGACCCCGCGTGCCCGGACGGTCCGCACGCGGCGGCGCCCGGCGCTTCGCGGGCGGCGCGGACGGTGGAGCTGCCGGTCGGCGCCTCCGAGGACCGGCTGGTCGGCGCGCTCGACATCGAACGGGCGCTCGCCGAGGGCGTGAAGGCCTTCGAGCCGGGTCTGCTGGCGGACGCGCACCGGGGAATCCTCTACGTGGACGAGGTGAACCTCCTCCACGACCATCTGGTGGACCTGCTGCTGGACGCGGCGGCGATGGGCGCCTCGTACGTGGAGCGCGAGGGCGTCTCCGTACGGCACGCGGCGCGGTTCCTGCTGGTCGGCACGATGAACCCGGAAGAGGGCGAGCTGCGGCCGCAGTTGCTGGACCGGTTCGGGCTGACCGTGGAGGTGGCCGCGTCCCGGGACACCGATCTGCGGGTGGAGGTCGTGCGGCGGCGCCTCGCGTACGACGACGATCCGGCGGCCTTCGCGGCGGCGTGGGCCGACGAGGAGAACGCGCTGCGCGGGCGGATCGCCGCGGCGCGCGCCCTGCTCCCCCGGGTCGTGCTCGGGGACGGGGCGCTGCGGCGGATCGCCGCGACCTGCGCGGCGTTCGAGGTCGACGGGATGCGCGCGGACATCGTGATGGCCCGGACGGCGACCGCGCTGGCCGCTTGGGCGGGCCGCGACGAGGTGACGGCCGACGACGTGCGGCAGGCCGCCCTGCTGGCGCTGCCGCACCGCCGGCGGCGCAATCCCTTCGACGCCCCGGGGATCGACGAGGAGAAGCTCGACGACACCCTCCGGGAGGCCGCCGAGGAGGAAAGCCGGCGGGACGAGCGGGACAACACCCCCGACGGTGACCCCGACCCCGATCACGACCCCGATCCGGACGGGCCGGGCGGCGGGGGCGGCCCCGGCGGCGGGGTGCCTCCGCAGGGGGGCGGCCCCGAGGAAGCGCCTTCGGGCGCGGACGCCCCGGCGGGCGGGCAGGGTGAACCGGGTGAATCTGGCGGGCCGGGTGAACCGGGCGGGCAGGGCTCTCCGGCGGGCGGCGAGCAGCGGCCGGTCGCGGCGGCCGAGCCGTTCCGTACGAAGACGCTGAGCGTCCCGGGCCTCGGCGAGGGCGCGGCGGGACGCCGGTCACGGGCCCGCACCGAGCACGGCCGGACGACCGGCGCGCGGCGGCCGGAGGGTGCGCTGACCAAGCTGCACCTGGCCGCGACCGTCCAGGCGGCCGCCCCGCACCAGCGGGCGCGCGGCCGGTCGGGGCGGGGGCTCGTGGTGCGCCGGGACGATCTGCGGCAGGCGACGCGGGAGGGGCGTGAGGGGAACCTCGTGCTCTTCGTGGTGGACGCCTCCGGGTCGATGGCGGCCCGCCGGAGGATGAGCGCGGTGAAGGGCGCGGTGCTCTCGCTGCTGCTCGACGCGTACCAGCGGCGGGACAAGGTGGGCCTGGTGACGTTCCGTGGGCGGGACGCCGAGCTGGTGCTGCCGCCGACCTCGTCGGTGGACGCGGCGGCGGTCCGGCTGGAGACCCTGCCGACCGGCGGGCGTACCCCGCTCGCGGCGGGTCTGCTGAAGGCGCACGACGTGCTGCGGGTGGAGCGGATGCGCGACCCCTCGCGGCGTCCGCTGCTCGTGGTGGTGACGGACGGTCGGGCGACCGGCGGTCCGGAGCCGTTGGCGCTGGCCGCGCGGGCGGGGCGGCTGCACGCCGCCGAGGGCACCGCGTCCGTGGTGGTGGACTGCGAGTCGGGGTTCGTACGCCTCGGGCTCGCCGCACGGCTCGCCCGCGATCTGGGAGGCACCGCCGTCACGCTCGACGAGCTGCGCGCCGACTCGATCGCCGGGCTGGTCAAGGATGTTCGAGCAGCCGGGAGGGCCGCGTAA
- a CDS encoding cobyric acid synthase encodes MSSSGNTKKGGGLLVAGTTSDAGKSVVTAGICRWLVRQGVKVAPFKAQNMSLNSFVTREGAEIGRAQAMQAQAARVEPSALMNPVLLKPGGDRSSQVVLMGKPVGEMSARGYHGGRQESLFGTVVDCLEQLRGRYDAVICEGAGSPAEINLRRTDIVNMGVARAARFPVLVVGDIDRGGVFASFFGTTALLSPEDQELVAGYLVNKFRGDVSLLEPGLDMLLGLTGRRTYGVLPFTHGLGIDEEDGLRVSLRGTVRESVVAPPHGEDVLRIAVCAVPLMSNFTDVDALAAEPGVIVRFVDRPEELADADLVVVPGTRGTVKALEWLRARGLADALVRRAAEGRPVLGICGGFQVLGERIEDEVESRAGVVEGLGLLPVGIRFAREKTLARPVGTALGEPVGGYEIHHGVADVRGGEPFLDGCRVGQVWGTHWHGSLESDAFRRAFLTEVARASGRRFTVAPDTSFAALREEQLDLLGDLIEEHADTGALWRLIEEGAPKGLPFVGPGAPVLPGAGADVGAVPAPVPTAATHTNVSDTIQEAL; translated from the coding sequence ATGAGCAGCAGCGGGAACACGAAGAAGGGCGGCGGGCTGCTCGTCGCCGGGACCACCTCGGACGCGGGCAAGAGCGTCGTCACGGCGGGGATCTGCCGGTGGCTGGTGCGGCAGGGGGTGAAGGTCGCCCCGTTCAAGGCGCAGAACATGTCGCTGAACTCCTTCGTGACGAGGGAGGGCGCCGAGATCGGGCGGGCGCAGGCCATGCAGGCGCAGGCCGCCCGGGTCGAGCCGTCGGCGCTGATGAACCCGGTGCTGCTCAAGCCCGGCGGCGACCGGTCCAGCCAGGTCGTGCTGATGGGCAAGCCGGTGGGCGAGATGAGCGCGCGCGGCTACCACGGCGGCCGTCAGGAGTCGCTGTTCGGGACGGTCGTGGACTGTCTGGAGCAGCTGAGGGGCAGGTATGACGCCGTGATCTGCGAGGGGGCGGGCAGTCCGGCCGAGATCAATCTGCGGCGCACCGACATCGTGAACATGGGCGTGGCGAGGGCCGCGCGGTTTCCGGTGCTCGTCGTCGGCGACATCGACCGGGGCGGCGTGTTCGCCTCGTTCTTCGGTACGACGGCGCTGCTGAGCCCCGAGGACCAGGAGCTGGTCGCCGGCTATCTGGTCAACAAGTTCCGCGGGGACGTGTCGTTGCTGGAGCCCGGCCTGGACATGCTGCTGGGGCTGACCGGGCGGCGGACCTACGGGGTGCTGCCGTTCACGCACGGTCTCGGCATCGACGAGGAGGACGGGCTGCGGGTGTCGCTGCGCGGAACGGTCCGGGAGTCGGTCGTGGCGCCGCCGCACGGCGAGGACGTGCTGCGGATCGCGGTGTGCGCGGTGCCGCTGATGTCGAACTTCACCGATGTGGACGCGCTGGCCGCCGAACCGGGCGTGATCGTGCGGTTCGTGGACCGGCCGGAGGAGCTGGCCGACGCGGACCTGGTCGTGGTGCCCGGTACCCGGGGCACGGTGAAGGCGCTGGAGTGGCTGCGTGCCCGGGGGCTCGCGGACGCCTTGGTCCGGCGGGCGGCCGAGGGCCGTCCGGTGCTGGGGATCTGCGGCGGTTTCCAGGTGCTCGGCGAGCGGATCGAGGACGAGGTCGAGTCGCGGGCGGGCGTGGTCGAGGGGCTGGGCCTGCTGCCGGTGGGCATTCGGTTCGCACGGGAGAAGACCCTGGCCCGGCCGGTGGGCACGGCGCTCGGCGAGCCGGTGGGGGGGTACGAGATCCACCACGGCGTCGCCGACGTGCGGGGCGGCGAACCGTTCCTGGACGGATGCAGGGTGGGCCAGGTGTGGGGGACGCACTGGCACGGTTCGCTGGAGAGCGACGCGTTCCGGCGGGCCTTCCTGACGGAGGTCGCGCGGGCCTCGGGGCGGCGGTTCACGGTCGCCCCGGACACGAGCTTCGCGGCGCTGCGCGAGGAGCAGCTCGATCTGCTGGGCGACCTGATCGAGGAGCACGCGGACACCGGCGCCCTGTGGCGGCTGATCGAGGAGGGCGCCCCGAAGGGGCTGCCGTTCGTCGGCCCGGGCGCGCCGGTGCTGCCGGGGGCGGGCGCCGACGTGGGGGCCGTCCCGGCACCCGTACCGACTGCCGCGACGCACACGAACGTTTCCGACACCATCCAGGAGGCCCTGTGA
- a CDS encoding cobalamin biosynthesis protein has translation MRGEHVFACGAAAGLIADRLLGDPRRGHPVAGFGRAAAAVEKRLWRDHRGRGALHTLVCAGGAVGAAALASRAVRRRPTAAVALTAAVTWSVVGGTSLGREARAIGAALDAGDVEAARERLPHLCGRDPQALDAPGIARAVVESVAENTSDAVVGALVWGALGGVPGLVGFRAVNTLDAMVGHRSPRHRRFGWASARLDDVVGWPGARLTAALAAVAGGNPGQAVRAWRADAGRHPSPNAGPVEAAFAGALGVRLGGTLAYGGRVEHRPVLNGAEGRAVAVESGDIERAVRLSRRVSVLALAVCVAGRLAAGRPAARTSTERGRA, from the coding sequence GTGCGTGGAGAACACGTATTCGCCTGCGGCGCCGCCGCCGGGCTGATCGCCGACCGGCTGCTCGGCGATCCTCGCCGGGGCCATCCGGTCGCCGGGTTCGGCCGGGCCGCCGCCGCCGTGGAGAAGCGCCTGTGGCGGGACCACCGGGGCCGGGGAGCGCTGCACACCCTGGTGTGCGCCGGAGGCGCCGTGGGAGCCGCCGCGCTCGCCTCCCGTGCCGTACGCCGCCGTCCCACCGCCGCCGTCGCGCTGACGGCGGCCGTCACCTGGTCCGTCGTCGGGGGCACGTCGCTGGGCCGCGAGGCCAGGGCCATCGGCGCGGCGCTGGACGCCGGGGACGTCGAGGCGGCCCGGGAGCGGCTGCCACATCTGTGCGGGCGCGACCCGCAGGCGCTCGACGCACCGGGGATCGCCCGTGCCGTCGTGGAGTCCGTCGCCGAGAACACCTCGGACGCCGTCGTCGGCGCCCTGGTGTGGGGCGCGCTGGGCGGGGTCCCGGGGCTCGTCGGTTTCCGAGCCGTGAACACGCTGGACGCGATGGTCGGCCACCGTTCGCCGCGCCACCGCCGCTTCGGGTGGGCCTCGGCCCGGCTGGACGACGTCGTGGGCTGGCCCGGTGCCCGGCTCACCGCCGCCCTCGCCGCCGTCGCCGGGGGAAACCCGGGGCAGGCCGTCCGGGCCTGGCGCGCGGACGCGGGCCGGCATCCGAGCCCGAACGCGGGTCCGGTGGAGGCCGCGTTCGCGGGGGCGCTCGGCGTACGGCTGGGCGGGACCCTCGCTTACGGCGGGCGGGTCGAGCACCGGCCGGTGCTGAACGGCGCCGAGGGGCGGGCCGTGGCCGTGGAGAGCGGAGACATCGAACGCGCGGTGCGGCTGTCACGCCGGGTGAGCGTGCTGGCCCTGGCCGTCTGCGTCGCCGGCCGGCTGGCGGCGGGGCGGCCGGCGGCACGGACGAGTACGGAACGAGGACGGGCATGA
- a CDS encoding inorganic phosphate transporter, with product MEHITLLLAIVVATALVFDFTNGFHDTANAMATTISTGALKPKTAVAMSATLNLVGAFLSVEVAKTISGGIVDEDGLRTEVIFAALVGAILWNLVTWLVGLPSSSSHALFGGLIGAAVMSAGWSSVDGGTVVTKILLPAVAAPLVAGAASMLATRLSYRVNRNVTDEAQLKSTAKGYRAGQIASAGLVSLAHGTNDAQKTMGIITLALVTGGVLSPGSNPPVWVIFSAGLAIALGTYFGGWRIIRTMGSGLTDLQPQQGFAAQTSAATVILASSHLGFSLSTTQSCSGAVMGAGLGRKGGTVKWSTATRMFVAWGLTLPAAGLVGAGAEFLTRQGTWGIVLVAALLVAGSGAIWMLSRRKPVDHTDIAETGADAPADIVTAAVAAVSPPPAGVPAAGLPVTGLTATIPAPLPATPAAATTTEPARPPAAV from the coding sequence ATGGAACACATCACGCTGCTGCTCGCGATCGTCGTCGCGACAGCTCTCGTGTTCGATTTCACGAACGGTTTCCACGACACCGCCAACGCGATGGCCACCACCATCTCGACCGGCGCCCTGAAGCCCAAGACAGCGGTGGCGATGTCAGCCACCCTCAATCTGGTCGGCGCGTTCCTGTCGGTGGAGGTCGCGAAAACGATCTCCGGCGGGATCGTCGACGAGGACGGTCTGAGAACCGAGGTCATCTTCGCGGCGCTCGTCGGCGCCATCCTGTGGAATCTGGTGACCTGGCTGGTCGGCCTGCCGTCCAGTTCGTCCCACGCCCTGTTCGGCGGGCTCATCGGTGCCGCCGTGATGTCCGCGGGCTGGTCCTCGGTCGACGGCGGCACCGTCGTCACCAAGATCCTGCTGCCCGCCGTCGCCGCTCCGCTGGTGGCCGGTGCCGCTTCGATGCTGGCGACGAGGCTGTCGTACCGCGTCAACCGGAACGTCACCGACGAGGCGCAGCTGAAGTCGACGGCCAAGGGCTACCGGGCCGGGCAGATCGCGTCGGCCGGTCTCGTCTCGCTGGCCCACGGCACCAACGACGCGCAGAAGACGATGGGCATCATCACCCTGGCGCTCGTCACCGGCGGTGTCCTCTCCCCCGGCTCGAACCCGCCGGTCTGGGTGATCTTCTCGGCCGGTCTGGCCATCGCCCTGGGGACCTACTTCGGCGGCTGGCGCATCATCCGCACCATGGGCAGCGGGCTCACCGACCTCCAGCCGCAGCAGGGCTTCGCCGCCCAGACCAGCGCGGCGACCGTCATCCTGGCCTCCTCGCACCTCGGCTTCTCGCTCTCCACCACGCAGTCCTGCTCCGGCGCGGTGATGGGTGCCGGGCTCGGCCGCAAGGGCGGCACGGTCAAGTGGTCCACCGCGACCCGGATGTTCGTGGCCTGGGGCCTCACGCTTCCGGCGGCGGGTCTGGTCGGCGCGGGCGCCGAGTTCCTGACCCGGCAGGGCACCTGGGGCATCGTGCTGGTCGCGGCGCTGCTCGTCGCGGGCTCCGGCGCCATCTGGATGCTGTCGCGGCGCAAGCCGGTCGACCACACCGACATCGCGGAGACGGGCGCGGACGCGCCCGCCGACATCGTCACCGCGGCCGTCGCCGCCGTCTCCCCGCCGCCCGCCGGAGTGCCGGCCGCCGGACTCCCGGTCACCGGCCTCACAGCCACCATCCCGGCCCCCCTCCCCGCCACGCCCGCCGCGGCGACGACGACCGAACCGGCCCGTCCGCCGGCCGCGGTGTAA
- a CDS encoding class II aldolase/adducin family protein has product MAEEYAAERREPRPGTLATAWDDLVRTARRTAADGLVVGTSGNVSVRVGDTVLVTPSGVPYDRLGPKDLLGVDLAGHRTLGTLTPTSELPLHLAVYRSTGARAVVHTHAVHATAVSTLVDEIPPVHYAAAMLGGPVRTAGYARYGTPELAANMLAALRDRTGCLLRNHGTVTHGSSLDEAYDRTAQLEWLCRVWLAASSVPGRAPSLLSPDQLDEVAEALRGYGQRG; this is encoded by the coding sequence ATGGCTGAGGAGTACGCGGCAGAACGGCGGGAGCCCCGCCCCGGCACGCTCGCCACCGCTTGGGACGACCTCGTCCGTACCGCCCGCAGGACGGCGGCCGACGGACTCGTCGTCGGCACCTCCGGCAACGTCTCGGTACGCGTCGGCGACACGGTGCTGGTCACCCCCAGCGGCGTCCCGTACGACCGGCTGGGCCCGAAGGACCTGCTCGGCGTCGACCTCGCGGGTCACCGCACCCTCGGCACCCTCACCCCCACCAGCGAGCTCCCGCTCCATCTCGCGGTCTACCGCTCCACCGGCGCGCGCGCCGTGGTGCACACGCACGCCGTGCACGCCACCGCCGTCTCCACGCTCGTCGACGAGATCCCGCCCGTCCACTACGCCGCCGCGATGCTCGGCGGCCCGGTCCGCACCGCCGGATACGCCCGCTACGGCACCCCCGAGCTGGCGGCGAACATGCTCGCCGCCCTCCGCGACCGCACCGGCTGCCTGCTCCGCAACCACGGCACGGTCACCCACGGATCGAGCCTGGACGAGGCGTACGACCGCACCGCCCAGCTGGAATGGCTCTGCCGGGTCTGGCTCGCCGCGAGCTCCGTCCCCGGCCGCGCACCCTCCCTGCTCTCCCCGGACCAGCTGGACGAAGTCGCCGAGGCGCTCCGGGGCTACGGCCAGCGCGGCTGA
- a CDS encoding alpha/beta hydrolase, with protein MRPATATAAAVSTILGAGAAAVAVGRYAGGTALTVPAGRPLPADRGLTVHATAPGQVTLTRSFASLRPGLWGLAGPDVHAVVGPVADEPAFSADTVVRRLVRVTQGSLEPGTRVRATPEVHRGDPGTALGLVHHEVEIPGELGALPAWYVPADRSTWVIALHGIGTTREHTLNVMGFLNDLRLPVLALAHRGDAGAPRSPDGLDHLGASEWRDLDAAIRYALRYGAEKVVLLGWSTGATMALHACVDSALRDSVAGLVLDSPVMDWETTLRALAAARGVPTALMPLAVRAAQGRTGLRGTPLLHGRLPTVLRVPTLIFHGPGDTLAPWGPSRELAALRPDLVALHTVPDAPHASMWNLGPAAYEETLRRFLTPLM; from the coding sequence GTGCGCCCGGCAACAGCGACGGCAGCGGCCGTCTCCACGATCCTCGGCGCCGGCGCGGCAGCGGTCGCCGTCGGCAGATACGCCGGCGGTACCGCTCTCACGGTCCCCGCCGGCCGCCCCCTCCCCGCCGACCGCGGCCTGACCGTCCACGCGACGGCGCCCGGGCAGGTGACCCTGACCCGCTCCTTCGCCTCGCTGCGCCCCGGACTCTGGGGTCTCGCCGGACCGGACGTCCACGCCGTGGTCGGCCCGGTGGCCGACGAGCCCGCGTTCTCCGCCGACACCGTCGTCCGCCGGCTCGTACGCGTCACCCAGGGCTCCCTGGAGCCGGGCACTCGCGTCCGGGCCACCCCCGAGGTGCACCGCGGCGACCCCGGCACCGCCCTCGGGCTCGTCCACCACGAGGTGGAGATCCCCGGCGAACTCGGCGCACTGCCCGCCTGGTACGTCCCCGCCGACCGCTCCACCTGGGTCATCGCCCTGCACGGCATCGGCACCACGCGGGAACACACCCTCAACGTGATGGGGTTCCTGAACGACCTCCGCCTCCCGGTGCTCGCCCTCGCCCACCGGGGCGACGCGGGAGCCCCGCGCTCTCCGGACGGACTCGACCACCTCGGCGCTTCGGAATGGCGCGATCTCGACGCCGCGATCCGCTACGCCCTCCGCTACGGCGCCGAGAAGGTCGTCCTGCTCGGCTGGTCCACCGGCGCCACCATGGCCCTGCACGCCTGCGTCGACTCCGCGCTCCGCGACAGCGTCGCCGGCCTCGTGCTGGACTCCCCCGTCATGGACTGGGAGACCACCCTGCGGGCCCTCGCCGCGGCGCGGGGCGTCCCGACCGCGCTGATGCCGCTCGCCGTCCGCGCCGCCCAGGGGCGGACCGGCCTGCGGGGCACTCCGCTCCTGCACGGCAGGCTGCCGACCGTGCTGCGCGTTCCGACGCTGATCTTCCACGGCCCCGGCGACACCCTGGCCCCCTGGGGACCCTCGCGGGAACTCGCCGCGCTCCGCCCCGACCTCGTCGCCCTGCACACCGTCCCCGACGCCCCCCACGCGTCGATGTGGAACCTGGGCCCGGCCGCCTACGAGGAAACCCTCCGCCGCTTTCTCACGCCCCTGATGTGA
- a CDS encoding VOC family protein: MTDTAHGAPTVFPTVLYEDAKAAIRTLTEVLGFTAEAVYEDGGGAVVHAELSLGNGRVMLGSRGRDGVFARAMAGGGPVGIYVVLGSAEDLDRHHARAAARGMEILMPPTGQDYGSRDYMARDAEGNVWSFGTYAPGAA, translated from the coding sequence ATGACGGACACGGCACACGGCGCACCCACGGTCTTCCCGACGGTCCTGTACGAGGACGCGAAGGCGGCGATCAGGACGCTGACCGAGGTGCTGGGGTTCACCGCGGAAGCGGTGTACGAGGACGGCGGCGGCGCCGTGGTCCACGCGGAGCTGTCCCTGGGCAACGGCAGGGTGATGCTCGGGTCCCGGGGGCGGGACGGCGTCTTCGCGCGGGCCATGGCGGGCGGCGGACCGGTCGGGATCTACGTGGTCCTCGGCTCGGCCGAGGACCTGGACCGACACCACGCCCGCGCCGCGGCCCGCGGGATGGAGATCCTGATGCCGCCGACCGGCCAGGACTACGGCTCGCGGGACTACATGGCCCGTGACGCCGAGGGCAACGTGTGGAGCTTCGGTACGTACGCCCCGGGCGCCGCCTGA